Part of the Candidatus Polarisedimenticolaceae bacterium genome, GAGGTCGGCGTCCGTGCAGTCGCATCCGAGCCGGAGGAACAGGATCTCCTGATCGAACTCGAATCGGTCGTCGTTGAAGGCGACGCCGTACTTCGAGCCGGCGTAGGCCGCCGCGGGCTGCTGCGAGGTTCCCGCGGCGGTCGTGATCTGCTGGTCGACCCCCACCTTCGCCCCGGCGGAGGTGATCCGGCCGAACCAGATCTCGGGATCGCCCGTGCGGTCGTCCCCCCAGAAGACGCCGTATTCGGAGCCGGTCCAGGAGAGGGACGGCTCCTTCGAGACGCCGGAGGCGGTCGTCACCCGCAATTCGGCGCCGGTCTCGGCCCCCGCGGCCGTGACGCGCTGGAAGTAGATCTCGGTGAAGGTCCGGTTGTCTTCCCAGACGAGCCCCCATTCCGTCCCCGTCCAGGCGAGATGCGGGCGGAACGCTCCCGAGCCGTGGTTGGTGATCTGGGTCTTGCCCAGCAGCCCCTGCCGCGGGTCCATCCGTGCGAAGAAGATCTCCTGGTTGGTGCCGCCGTCCCCCTCCCAGGCGATCCCGTAGACGGTGCCGTTCCAGGCGAGGCGCGGGTGCGCGTTGCCGCCGAACCCGCTGTTGTCGGTGACCGGGAGCAAACGGCTCTTCAGGGCGCCGTCGCGGGCGAGGCGCGCGAAACGGATCTCGATCGCGTTGATCCACTGGTTCCACACGACGCCGAACTCGCTGCCGGTCCAGACGATGTCGGAATCGTCCGCCGAGAACCCCGCGGGGTCGTTCAGGGGCAAAGCGGCGCCGATCGGCGCGCCGTTCCGATCGAACCGGCGGAACTGGATCGCGCCGCCCTGGCTCCAGACGACGCCGTATTCGGCTCCGTTCCAAGCGATCTTCGGGTTCACGCAGTCCGAGCACGCGCCGGTCAGCGAGACCTCGGGGAAGACCTTCGTGCCCGACGGCGTGACGCGGGTGAACCAGATCTCCTGGTCGCCGTTGCGCGAGTCCTTCCAGACGAGGGCGTAGTCGACGCCGTTCCAGGCGATCGCCGGGCGCTCGGAGAGAAAGTCCGCGGTCGTGATCCGGAGGTCTCCCCCCTGTTTCGCCGGCACGTCGCACGTCTTGTCGCAGGTCCCCTCGTCGACGCTCCCGTCGCAGTCGTTGTCGCGCCCCTCGCAGACCTCGGCCGCCCCCGGGTAGATCTTCGGGTCGCGGTCGTTGCAGTCGCCGCCGCAGTCGGTCACGCCGTCGCCATCGGCGTCGGTGCAGGGATTGGTGTTGAAGGTCACCGTCAGCGGCGTCAACGCGTTGACGTACCACCAACCGGTCAGGACGTAGAGTTGCCCGGGCGTGAGGCCGGTGACGGTGAAGTCCGTCGAGACGTTGACCGACCCGTCGGTCTGCCGCCCGAGCGCCAGCGCGCCCCCCGTGCGATCGCCGCCGGTCACCGGATTCCTCGGTGCCGAGGCGAAGGTCCCGTTGTCGTAGAAGCCGAAGTTCGTGAGGTCCCACGCGGACGCGTTCGCGTCGAACAGGTCGAGGAATTTTTCCGTCGTGCCGGCCGCGGTCCAGTTGTACCCGGGGTAGTTCGCCGGCCCCGGCGAGATGTAGCAGTCCTCGAAGCCGGGGGTGAGGATCCGGTTCGCGTCGAAGACGGCCTTCTCGACCACGACCATGTTGTCGAGCCGCTGTTGCAGCCATTCGGTCCCGGCGTAGTTCGCTCCCGAGATCCGGATGCGGACCCGGTCGCTCTCGGCGGTGAACGTCAGGTCGAACGACTGGTTGTCGATGGGGCAATACATGAACGCCGGGAACCGGCGGTCGATCGTCTTGCTGAACTCCAGCGCCTGGGTGGGCGCGGTCCCCGCCAGGAGCAGGAGGAGCGGTAGGAGCTTCTTCATGATGGACGGCCTCCGGTCGCGGTACGGGGATTAGTACCCCGTCCACCCTGTTTTGTCGGGGACTTTCTGCATTAACCTCCCGGACGTGCCCGAGCTCCCCGATATCTCGGCCTACCTCGTCGCCCTCGAACCCCGCATCCTGGGCCACCCGCTGGAGGGCATGCGGATCGCGAGCCCCTTCCTCCTGCGCTCGGTGAGCCCGCCCCCGGCGGCGCTGGCGGGGCGACGCGTGACCGGACTGCGCCGCCTCGGCAAACGGATCGTGGTCGCCTTCGAGGGAGACCGCTTCGCCGTCGTGCACCTCATGATCGCGGGGCGGCTCCACTGGAAGGAGCGCGGGGTGAGGCTCGCCGGCAAGCTCGCGCTCGCCGCGTTCGACTTCCCGACGGGCTCGCTCACCATGACCGAGGCGGGCTCCAGGAAACGGGCGTCCCTGCACCTCGTCGAGGGCGAAACCGAACTGGCCGCCCACGACCCCGGAGGCATCGAGCCGCTCGACGTCGACATCGCGACGTTCGCCGCGGCGCTGCGCCGCGAGCGACACACGCTCAAGCGCGCCCTGACCGATCCGCATCTGCTCTCCGGAGTCGGGAACGCATACTCCGACGAGATCCTCCACCGCGCGCGGATGTCGCCGACGACGCTCACGACGAGCCTCGACGACGCGGCGATGGCGCGACTGCACGACGCCGTCGTCGGCGTCCTCCGGGAGTGGATCGACCGCCTCGCAGGGGAGGCGCGGCGCGCGTTCCCCGAGAAGGTCACCGCGTTCCGGGCGGAGATGGCGGTGCACGGTCGATTCGGGAAACCCTGCCCGATCTGCGCTTCCCCGGTCCAGCGGATCCGCTACGCGGACAACGAAGCGAACTACTGCGCGACCTGCCAGACCGGAGGCAAGCTCCTCGCCGACCGCGGGTTGTCCCGCCTGCTCGGATCGGACTGGCCGAGAACGCTCGATGAGCTCGAACAATTCAAGGCGTCGAGGTCGGCACGGTAGGATGACGCCGTCAGGAGGCCGTCCATGAGCGAGATGCCGCCTTCCCCCTTCGCCCCGCCACGCACGGAGAACTTCACGGCCGTTGAAGGCCCGGGCGGGGAGGTTCCCCACACCGCGATCGAGGCGCTGCGGAAGACGCGCCCCTGGGTCATCTTCCTCTCGATCCTCAGCTTTCTCGGCGCCGGGTTGCTCCTGGTGATGGGAGTCTTCGTCGGTTTGCTCGGTTCGATGGGCTCGATCCCCGACACCCCCGGGATGCCGCGCGGGGTCATGGGGGCGATCGGGATCTTCTACTTCCTGGCCGGCGGCCTCTACATCTACCCGGGGGTCCGTCTGCTGCAGTACGGCCTGTCGATCGGAAGGCTGGTCCAGGACCGGCAACCCGCGAGCCTCACCCGCGCGCTCGAGCTTCAGATGCGCTTCTGGCGTTTCATGGGGATCGCGACGATCGCCGGGATGGCGCTCTACTTCGTGGGGATCGTCGTGTTCGCGGTCCTCGCCGCCAGCGGGGTGCTCAAGCCGTGAGCCGTCCGACGTTTCGCCCCCTCACCCCCGACCGCTGGGCCGACCTGGAGGCGCTGTTCGGTCCGCGCGGCGCGTGCGCGGGGTGCTGGTGCATGTGGTGGCGGCACGCGACGCAGAAGTCCTGGGTCGCCGCGAAGGGCGAGCCCAACCGCCGCGCGTTGCGGAAGGTCG contains:
- a CDS encoding DUF5362 family protein, with amino-acid sequence MSEMPPSPFAPPRTENFTAVEGPGGEVPHTAIEALRKTRPWVIFLSILSFLGAGLLLVMGVFVGLLGSMGSIPDTPGMPRGVMGAIGIFYFLAGGLYIYPGVRLLQYGLSIGRLVQDRQPASLTRALELQMRFWRFMGIATIAGMALYFVGIVVFAVLAASGVLKP
- a CDS encoding putative metal-binding motif-containing protein, encoding MKKLLPLLLLLAGTAPTQALEFSKTIDRRFPAFMYCPIDNQSFDLTFTAESDRVRIRISGANYAGTEWLQQRLDNMVVVEKAVFDANRILTPGFEDCYISPGPANYPGYNWTAAGTTEKFLDLFDANASAWDLTNFGFYDNGTFASAPRNPVTGGDRTGGALALGRQTDGSVNVSTDFTVTGLTPGQLYVLTGWWYVNALTPLTVTFNTNPCTDADGDGVTDCGGDCNDRDPKIYPGAAEVCEGRDNDCDGSVDEGTCDKTCDVPAKQGGDLRITTADFLSERPAIAWNGVDYALVWKDSRNGDQEIWFTRVTPSGTKVFPEVSLTGACSDCVNPKIAWNGAEYGVVWSQGGAIQFRRFDRNGAPIGAALPLNDPAGFSADDSDIVWTGSEFGVVWNQWINAIEIRFARLARDGALKSRLLPVTDNSGFGGNAHPRLAWNGTVYGIAWEGDGGTNQEIFFARMDPRQGLLGKTQITNHGSGAFRPHLAWTGTEWGLVWEDNRTFTEIYFQRVTAAGAETGAELRVTTASGVSKEPSLSWTGSEYGVFWGDDRTGDPEIWFGRITSAGAKVGVDQQITTAAGTSQQPAAAYAGSKYGVAFNDDRFEFDQEILFLRLGCDCTDADLDGRTTCVECDDARAAVYPGAAQVCDGFNNDCNDAAWPLPTGTNEADGDGDTFSACSGDCNDANAAIWGTPGEARSLVLYHSKLSGATTLEWTAPSSPGGTAPAYDTLRSTVPNNFTSSATCVESNDASNTAAADATAPGPGGRFFYLVRAENACPSGQGVLHRDSTGATVTGRACP
- a CDS encoding DNA-formamidopyrimidine glycosylase family protein, which gives rise to MPELPDISAYLVALEPRILGHPLEGMRIASPFLLRSVSPPPAALAGRRVTGLRRLGKRIVVAFEGDRFAVVHLMIAGRLHWKERGVRLAGKLALAAFDFPTGSLTMTEAGSRKRASLHLVEGETELAAHDPGGIEPLDVDIATFAAALRRERHTLKRALTDPHLLSGVGNAYSDEILHRARMSPTTLTTSLDDAAMARLHDAVVGVLREWIDRLAGEARRAFPEKVTAFRAEMAVHGRFGKPCPICASPVQRIRYADNEANYCATCQTGGKLLADRGLSRLLGSDWPRTLDELEQFKASRSAR